The Negativicutes bacterium genomic sequence CCGTGCCAACCATCCCAAGGAAGGCCGTTTTTTTACCGAGCCGCCCGGCGGCAACCAGCAGATTGGCCGGAGCGCCGCCCGGATTGGCGCGATAACTTCGATCTCCCAAGGGTGTAAAGTCGATCAATAATTCACCGATGGCTGTTATATCGAACAAAAACATCACCTCATCTGTCTCATTGAATTCGTTGATCATTGCATTCGAGAAGGCGGCAGGTTTTCCCTTTTGAGGAAGTTGCGTGCTGCCGCGGATTCGTTGCGCGAACCTTTTTTAACGGTTGCATGGCAGTAAAATATTCTATGGAAAATTGTTCTATTTTGTCTGAACGATCGTCTTTCTTAATTTACTTCTAAACAATTAAGGTGACGCAGCCTTTGACGGCCGTTTTTAGCAAAATCAGTGCAAGGATTGCGAGCCGGCGACGGCGAATTTGAAAATCAGCTTGAGTGGAGAAACCAGCGGCGGTTTTAATGAAATTTTCGCTGGCACCCATGTCTTTGGGGTAGAAAGGACTATCTATGAGCGAGTACGGTAGGTTATCTCGGGTGGCGCGTCAAATTGCCAGAATTCTCATTCCAACTTATAAAATAAAAAGCGATTTTGATGTCCCGTCGCCGGCGGTTTTTATCTGTCGTCATAATAACATGTTGGGACCGACAAATGTCATCGCCTGGTACCCGAAATATCTGCGCATCTGGGTGTTAAACGTTTTTATGGAAAAAGAAGCCTGTTATCGGCAATTTGCAGACTATACCTTTCACAAACGTTTTGGCTGGCCAAAGTGGGCCGCGCGGACTGTGTCTGGAATTATCAGCCCCTTTGTAGTGAATTTGATGGCTTCCATGGGAGCAATTCCGGTTTATCGCAATTCGATGGAGTCGATCCGAACCATCAAAGAAACATTGAAAGCGCTGATCGCCGGTGATACGGTATTGATTTTTCCGGATATTGATTATACCGCGACGAATGCCGAAGTCCGCAAGGTGTATGAAGGTTTTCTTTATCTGGAACGTTATTATTATAACAAGACAGGCAAACATATTCCGTTTGTGCCGCTGCGGCTGGATCAGAAACTTCGTGAAATTGTGGTGGGAGAAGCGGTATGCTTTGCCGATGGGATCGATTTTCTGGACCAGAAAGAATCGATTCTGGATCAGATACAGGCAAAGATCAGCGGTGGATAACAATTTGTCCCGGTATTTTATAAAATAGTGCAGCAAAGGTGTTTGACTCGTCAGCCGAAGCGCTGAGTCAAACACCTTTCATTTGGATTTATCTGATTAACGCACTGTTGATGATGTAAATCAATTATCAATACTCGTGAGATAGGCCCTGATTTTTTGCATGGTTTCCGCCATATAGGTTTTACCGATGGAAGAATCACAAGCAAAATTGGTATAATACTCACACAAGTCAGATTGCAATTCGCTCAGAAAATTCGTGCATTCTGTGAAGAAATCGGCCGGCATGTTTTCCCGATTGGTTTTCCTGGCGGTCAGGATGAGCAGTTTCCAGAAGTTTGTCTCATTCTCACCCCATTGATTGACATAGTCATAGGTTTGCTTGCGCAGAGTGCCTGGCTGGTCGATCTCTTTGGCGACATGATAGCCATCCAAGCCAATAATAATTTGACAATTTTTCATAACGGTATCAAGCAACCCGGGCCAGTCTGCCGGAAGGCAGTTGCATTTTTCAAAAAATGTAGTAAGCAAACCTACGCCAAAATAATCAAAAGAAGAGCAGAGGTGTTTTTCATCCAAAAAGCAGTTACCGCTCACGGTTGCAATGATCTTTCTCATTCTTTGATAGTGTTCCGGATACGTGATTTCTCCCAATAGCTCAATATCGAATTGCGGTAAGCTGCGGCATTTCTCAGCCTGACTTTTGACGGCATGAAGGAAATCCTCACAGATAGCCGTAGCGGTTCCGCAGTTTAATTCGCCCAAAACAGAAAAACGCATCGTGATCGCCGCAAACACATTCATCAGCTCGGCTAAGGCGGCTTCCTCTTCTGTTCTGGCTTGGATATTCTGCAGGAAATTCTGCCAGAATGAACCGCCGGAATGATCTATGATGCCGACCAGATTTTCAATTTGTTTTCTGGTTGGATTATCCGAACCGGCTGCCGCAATGAAATCATATTTACTGAAGCCCAGGCAGCCTGCTTCTCGGAAATAAACATCAAGTGCTTTCTCCTGTTCCGCAGTGGGTGGGGTGCCTTGAGTCTGGAGTACTCTTAAAAAGGCATAAGCCGGCAGTAGTTTTCTGCCCTGCGAAATTTCAACCGGAATATAGGCGGCATTGGTTTGTTCGGCAGTGTCAAGGATATGGTTGCTTATGTCTTGGCTCTCAGCTGAAATTTCCGCTATGGTTTTTAGAATAAAGCAAGAGGCTTTCTTCTTTGCCCGGTTTTCGTTTTTATAATATTCCCGGATTCTTGAGGATGTGCTGATGGTTAATTCATCCCAAAATTGATTTTCCATTTTTAGAGCCTCCTTCACAGAACGGATTTGAAATTTACCTGCGGATAGATTGACTGTTCGCTCGGATCCATACCGAACGAGAAGTATATCCGTGAAATTAATCTGATATTAACAGATGTAATGTGATTTGTCAAGTATATAATAATGAAGTAATACCTTATATATGCCGCAATAAATTTTATATAATATATTATATAAAAGAAAATACTGATTGATTGTATCATAATGCGAATTAGTCTTCCGGGCGGAATGCCCGGGAAAAGTTTTTTAACCAGAAAAAGCCTGCTTTTTGACCCCAAGCGGATCAGAAAGCAGGCTCTTTCCATGAATTTATTCAAACAAATCAGCAGGATCAGAAGGCAGCTGCAGCGGCTTGCTTAGCTTTTCAGCTGTCCCCATTCGCGCAAGTACTGTTCTTTGGTCATCGGAGCATGGAAGGATTCCTTTACTTTGATCCCATTGGCAGCGCCGTCGGCTAAGAGATCGATCACAGTCATGACCATTGCTTTGGTAGCGGTGATATAAGCCAGATTTTTGTCCTCAATTTCATAGTGAGAGCTATGCCCGATACCGGCAGCTCCGCCAAAGGTAGCGTGAACCGTAGGAATCAGGTTTGATACATCGTTGGCATCGGTCGTAAACCCGACTCCGGGTTTGATTTTGTCGGCCGCTACCAGCTGCTGCAGGTTTTTTTCAAACAGAGATTTATAGAAAGGTTCCTCAACCGCCAGCATATAGCCGGGGAGATCGAAAATCTTTACTTCGGCACCCAAGGCGTCCGCTCCGGCTTTGAGTGCCCGATTGACCTTGAAGCTGGCGTCTTTGATGGCGTCATAGCTGCGAGCCCGGACGAAGGTTTCAATGTGAACATCGGCCGGCACCACATTGACCAGGTTGCCGCCTCTGGTGATGATGGGATGCACGCGCACACCGTCTTCATCTTTGAAGGTATCACGGATTGCATCAATCGCCGTCAAGCCGAGTTTGGCGGCATTGAGGGCGTTGATTCCCTGGTCCGGACTGGCAGCATGCGCTTCTTTACCAAGATAATGCACGATTTTCGCTACAAAGCCCATACCGCCGGGGCCGCCGGCCGTGACGGTATCACCGATCATGGTATGCTGCATCATCATGAGGTCGATGTCGTCAAAAAGCCCGAGTTTGATGAATTCTTGTTTGCCGCCCAGAAAAGAGATTTTACCGGTTTGAATCAAACTGTTGCGGTATTCCAGTTCGACCGCTTCTTCGGCAGGCACCGCCATAAAGACGACATCGCCGGAAAGATCGATCATCACGCCGCTTTCTTTCAAAGCCATAGCCACACCCAGCATCGTGGCGATTTGAACAAAATGACCGCAGGAATGAGCCGCGCCGGTGAGCGGGTCGGCGCAGCGGTGTCCGGGAGCCACAACGGCATCGAGTTCTCCCATCACAGCGATTTTTATCTTGGATTCCTTACCCTTGGCTGTAGCGATGACACCGGTGATGGCATGCCCATCGGTGTAACAATAACCGAGATCCCGGAGGACTTGCTTGACTTTTTCGGCTGTCTTGAACTCTTTGTAACCAAGCTCGGGCTCGGCAAAGATCGATTCACCGATCGCAATAATCCGATCGGCATTTTGATCAACGGCAGCGAGAGCACGGTTTTTTAATTCTTGTAATTCCATTTTAGGTTTCCTTTCTGATTGTACGCTTAAAGGTTGAGCCTGCGCCATTCCTTGCGATAGTGTTCTTTGGTCATGCGAGCTTTGAATTCGGCCTTGACTTTCAACGCATTGGCTGCGCCATCGGTCAGCAGATCCACGATGGTCATTGCCCTCATTTTCGCCGCCACAATGCAGGCTAAATCCGGTTTCTCTATTTCGTAATTGGAACTGTGAGGCACTCCGACGGCTCCGCCAACGGCAGCATGCACGGTGGGCAGAAGACTGGAGACATCATTGGCATCTGTCGTGAAGCCAGCGCCGGGAACGATATTTAATGGCTTGACAGACCCTGGCTTTCATTTCCTGAATATCCATTCCGATCAGATTCCTTCCCATATTTCGTTACTGGTAGTATAGCAGGAAAGAGGAGGATTGCCAATATGTTTTTACGCGGTAATGAGTAGTGCAGGATGATGGAAATTTCTCTGCTGAAAACTTCTTGTTTTGTAAAAAGGGAAAATAGGTTATACTGCAGTTGTGATTGATCAGACAATCACTTGTGCGAAAACAAGGTTCCCATTGCGGCTGCTTTATCTGATAATCAAGCGTATGACAGGAGGTAATCGGATGACGATACGATTTGCAAGCTTTGAGGATTATGCACAGACAGAGAAAATTGCGCAGGAAATACAGCAGATTCATGTGAATTTGCGGCCGGACATTTATAAAGAAGTGGCAGAGGTCATCGGATTCGAGGCGTTTCGGGATTTATCCAGTAAACAAGCGGTGATTGTGGCGGAAATTAACGGAAAAATCGTGGGTTATGCGGTTTATTATCTCAGAAATGTCAAACTGCCGATTATGCACGAGAGAAAAGTACTTGATATCGACGCGATTGCGGTGAGTTCGCTCTGTCGGTCACAGGGGATTGGGACTCAGATGGTTCTCTTCCTGAAAGAGATTGCCCGCAGCAACGGCTGCGGCAGCATCGAATTGTCCGTATCTTCGCAGAACCGGGATGCGATCAGATGGTATGAAAAACTGGGTATGCAGGCGAGATCAATCCATATGGAAATGAAAATCGAATAGGAGCAATCCCAAAAAAGAAAAGCGGTGCAGACTCGTTTCAACGATTTGAGTCTGCGCCGCTTGTTGGGCAGAGAAGTGTTTTTATCCGAGATAGCCATTCGGATCAATCGTTGCGTCCACGCAACTGCCGGTCAGAAAGGCCCGGATCCCTGTTATTTTTGCTTTGAGCTTGTTGTAGGTTTCAGCAGGTAGTTCTTCGCTGAATTCGATGGTTTCATTGGCGGCAATTTTCGTACTGCAGAGCACTTGCAGGAAAGAACGGTCGGCCGACCAAGTATAAAGCACGGCACCGGCTGCATCAAGCAACTGGAAATCATATTTCTGACTGCTGGAGTGTTCAATTGTGATGGTTTGATCGGTGTTGTTATGCAGACTGAGCGACATGCGTAAGGAATTGTCCTCTACCTGCATAGCAGCGACTGCCTGTAAGTGTGGTTTGTAACTGTCCAACAGAGTAACCAAACGGCTGATAACGGCAACCCCTTCGGCGCGCAGAGCCGGAGCGGTGGGATAAAGCATATTTTCGCCTCTGCCGTAAATCAATTTTAAAAGCACGGCGGTGATTACATTTGACCGATACTCCTCTTTGATTTTGCTGTCATCGTTGAAAGGCGCCGGCATCATCAGAATGACCGCATATTTGCCTTCGGTGATATAATTTAGCGCATTGATGATCAAATGAATCATTTCCTGGCGCTGCAGGGTTTGGTTTGGCCGGAAACTGTCGGTTTTTTCTACGATGCCAGCGGTTACCAGATCATAAAGGGCACCGGCACCGGGATCATCGTTTTGCACATCGTTAAAGTATTCCGCAATGTCGGTGGCGGCAAGGTAGTTGATCTCAATTCCCAGGGCTTTGTGCAAGGTGCGGGCAAATTCCATGCGGGTGATAGCCTGATCGCCGTGGAAGAGACCATCCGCATCGGCAAAAATCTCAGGGTAGCCGAACCGGGTTGCCTCAGCTTCATACCAGGAGCCGGGAAGATCCGGATAACTCTTAGCCATGACAGGCATGATCAGCGGCGATTCGGCTGGCTCTTCGGCGAGTGCCAGCATCGGAAAGGATGTGAGCAGCATCGCCAGCACAAGCAGCAAAGTAAATGCAGTTTTTTTCATAGGGATTCTCTCTCCTTCGAATTATTCTGATGGTTTCTCACCGTCTTGTTTTGTTTAGACTGCATTTGCGGCTGTTTTGTTCCCGGGGCTCAGCGAAATTACTGAAAAAAAACCCGGT encodes the following:
- a CDS encoding amidohydrolase, yielding MELQELKNRALAAVDQNADRIIAIGESIFAEPELGYKEFKTAEKVKQVLRDLGYCYTDGHAITGVIATAKGKESKIKIAVMGELDAVVAPGHRCADPLTGAAHSCGHFVQIATMLGVAMALKESGVMIDLSGDVVFMAVPAEEAVELEYRNSLIQTGKISFLGGKQEFIKLGLFDDIDLMMMQHTMIGDTVTAGGPGGMGFVAKIVHYLGKEAHAASPDQGINALNAAKLGLTAIDAIRDTFKDEDGVRVHPIITRGGNLVNVVPADVHIETFVRARSYDAIKDASFKVNRALKAGADALGAEVKIFDLPGYMLAVEEPFYKSLFEKNLQQLVAADKIKPGVGFTTDANDVSNLIPTVHATFGGAAGIGHSSHYEIEDKNLAYITATKAMVMTVIDLLADGAANGIKVKESFHAPMTKEQYLREWGQLKS
- a CDS encoding S-layer homology domain-containing protein; protein product: MKKTAFTLLLVLAMLLTSFPMLALAEEPAESPLIMPVMAKSYPDLPGSWYEAEATRFGYPEIFADADGLFHGDQAITRMEFARTLHKALGIEINYLAATDIAEYFNDVQNDDPGAGALYDLVTAGIVEKTDSFRPNQTLQRQEMIHLIINALNYITEGKYAVILMMPAPFNDDSKIKEEYRSNVITAVLLKLIYGRGENMLYPTAPALRAEGVAVISRLVTLLDSYKPHLQAVAAMQVEDNSLRMSLSLHNNTDQTITIEHSSSQKYDFQLLDAAGAVLYTWSADRSFLQVLCSTKIAANETIEFSEELPAETYNKLKAKITGIRAFLTGSCVDATIDPNGYLG
- a CDS encoding glycerol acyltransferase; this translates as MSEYGRLSRVARQIARILIPTYKIKSDFDVPSPAVFICRHNNMLGPTNVIAWYPKYLRIWVLNVFMEKEACYRQFADYTFHKRFGWPKWAARTVSGIISPFVVNLMASMGAIPVYRNSMESIRTIKETLKALIAGDTVLIFPDIDYTATNAEVRKVYEGFLYLERYYYNKTGKHIPFVPLRLDQKLREIVVGEAVCFADGIDFLDQKESILDQIQAKISGG
- a CDS encoding GNAT family N-acetyltransferase, with amino-acid sequence MTIRFASFEDYAQTEKIAQEIQQIHVNLRPDIYKEVAEVIGFEAFRDLSSKQAVIVAEINGKIVGYAVYYLRNVKLPIMHERKVLDIDAIAVSSLCRSQGIGTQMVLFLKEIARSNGCGSIELSVSSQNRDAIRWYEKLGMQARSIHMEMKIE